The stretch of DNA ATTCTTGAAGTGATTTTTCCAAACGGCACAAAAATCATTATCAATAAACAAGCACCATTGCACCAAATCTGGGTAGCGACTAAATTTAACGGTCACCACTTTGAATATAAAGATGGCCTATGGATAGACAATCGCACTGACGTTGAATTATTTACGCTATTAAATGACGCTGGCTCAAAACAAGCCGGTACCGCCATTTCATTTAACTAAATTAAACTCATACAGAGGTAACATGGTCTTTAACGGAACCGACAACTACATTGTTTCTGACGAACTTCGTTTAGCAGTAAATGCGGCGATTACATTAGAAAAACCATTACTTATTAAAGGTGAGCCAGGTACGGGTAAAACGCAACTGGCCGAAGAGTTGGCTAAAGCGCTCGATACAGAACTCATTCAATGGCATATAAAATCGACCACTAAAGCCCAACAAGGTTTGTACGAATATGATGCGGTTTCTAGACTGCGTGATAGTCAATTAGGCGACGAACGAGTCCATAATATTGGCAATTACATTGTAAAGGGAAAAATGTGGCAGGCGTTTGATGCAACAAAACGGCCTATATTACTCATAGACGAAATTGATAAAGCAGATATTGAGTTCCCAAATGACTTGCTTCAAGAGCTCGATAAAATGGAGTTTTTTGTTTATGAAACTCAACAGCAGGTTGTGGCTAAACAACGTCCAATCGTAATTATCACTTCAAATAACGAAAAAGAGCTACCTGATGCTTTTTTACGTCGTTGCTTTTTTCATTACATTCAATTTCCAACACGCGAAGAAATGAAAAAGATCATTGATGTTCATCATCCAGATGTGAAAGCAAATTTATTAAGAGAAGCGCTTGAAGTGTTTTTTGATTTACGTGACTTAAATGGTCTCAAGAAAAAACCATCAACATCGGAATTAATTGATTGGCTTAAATTGTTAATTGCCGATGATGTATCTCAGCAAGTTTTACTCGATAAAGACAGTAGCATCGTTCCTATGTTCGGCGCGCTTCTTAAAAATGAGCAAGACGTAAAGTTATTAGAAAAACTGGCCTTTATGAGCCGAAGAAAAAGCTAGTCTATGTTTATAGATTTTTTTCTAACTCTAAAAAAGTACAAAGTGCCCACTTCATTAAAGGAATTGTTAGACCTAATTGAAGCGGTTAAAAAAGGCGTTATTTTTGCTAATGTTGAAGAGTTTTATCATCTTTCTCGCTTAATCCTTGTTAAAGATGAAGTGCATTACGATCGTTTTGATCGAGCCTTTGCCGATTATTTTGAAGGTGTGCAAAACATTGACCTTAGCGAGCATATTATTCCGGAAGACTGGCTTAAAAAAGAGTTTGAGAAGCAACTTAGTGACGAAGATAAAGCTAAGCTTAAGTCATTAGGCGGATTAGACGCGCTAATGGACACGCTAAAACAGCGCTTAAAAGAGCAACAAGAGCGTCATGCCGGTGGCAATAAATGGGTTGGCACTGGTGGCACTTCGCCTTTTGGCGCTTATGGTTATAATCCAGAAGGTGTGCGAATTGGCCAACACGAAAGTCGCCACAGAAAAGCGGTTAAGGTTTGGGACAAACGTGAGTTCCGTAATCTAGACAAGGACAATGCGTTAGGCTCAAGAAACATAAAACTGGCATTAAAAAAACTACGTAAATTTGCACGTACCGGCAGCACAGAAACATTAGATATTAAACAAACCATTAGAGCCACGGCCAATAATGCTGGTTACCTGGATATAAAAACCGAACCCGAAAGACACAATGCTGTAAATGTATTGATGTTTTTTGACGTAGGCGGTTCTATGGACGATTATATTCATATCTGCGAAGAGCTTTTTGCAACGGCTCATACAGAGTTTAAGCATTTGGAATTCTTTTATTTTCATAACTGTTTATATGAGCAGGTATGGAAAGATAACAATCGTAGATATGACGAAGGTCTCGACATTGATCAGTTGTTAAGAACTTATGGAAGTAATTACAAAGTTATTTTTGTTGGTGATGCCACTATGGGTCCTTATGAAATAATGATGCCCGGAGGTTCAGTTGAGCATTGGAATGAAAAACCCGGTGTTGAGTGGATGAACAAAGTACTTGAGCACTTTGATAAAGTCGCTTGGCTAAACCCACAAGAACAAGAACATTGGCCTTTTTACGCTTCCATTGGTTTAATGAAGCAAATAGTAAAAGATAATATGTTTCCGTTAACAGTTGACGGAATCGGTCGAGCAATTAAACATTTAAGTTAGGAACAACAACATGCTTAAAATAAATTTATCTTTGGTTGCGCGGACATTTTCTCTCCTCTTTTTCACCCTCGCCTGCTGTCAGTTTGCCTATGCCTCGCAAACAGAAACTCAATCAATTGAAAATCAATTTATTCAACGAGCGGTGATCACCAGTGATGTTGAAAATCGAGAACCGGTTGACAATCTAAATGCAACAGCGGTGAGTCTTGATCTCAATAAAGTCTTTTTCTTTACTGAAGTATCAGGCCTTGCTAATCAAACGATTACTCACCGTTGGAGTTTAGATGGTCAAGTACAAGCAGAAGTAACGCTTAATATTGGCTCAAACCGTTGGCGTACCTACTCGAGTAAAAATTTGTTTGCTGGCTTACGAGGTAGTTGGTTGGTTGAAGTCATCGATCAGCAAAATCGAGTGTTATCAAGCGCAACGTTTACATACTAAGCCGTATATTAGTATTTAGAAATGTCGTTAAAACTGGTAGTCTTAGCGACAACTTTTCTTATTAATCCAACCTTTAGTAGTTAATTTATGACCCAAACTTCAGTGACCGAAATTCGAATTGCCACACGCGAAAGTGCGTTAGCAATGTGGCAGGCTTATTATGTAAAAGATCAACTAGAGGCTGCACACCCTTCGGTAAAAGTTACCTTAGTTCCAATGACTACAAAAGGCGATCAAATTCTTGATACTCCACTCGCTAAAATTGGTGGCAAGGCTTTGTTTGTAAAAGAGCTTGAAGTCGCTATGTTAGAGGATAGAGCGGATATTGCCGTGCATTCGATGAAAGATGTGCCTGTTGAGTTTCCAGACGGATTAATGCTAAACACAATTTGTGTCAGAGAAGACCCTCGCGATGCATTTGTAAGTAACACTTACTCAACTTTAGATGAGTTACCTGAAGGCGCGGTGGTCGGCACGTCGTCATTACGTCGCCAATGCCAGCTAAAATCATTGCGACCTGACTTAGTGATTAAAGACTTACGAGGCAACGTAAATACTCGTTTGCGTAAGCTAGACGAAGGTCAATATGATGCAATCATTCTTGCCGCTGCAGGTTTAATTAGACTAGAAATGCCTGACCGTATTAAGCAGTATTTACCAACAGAATTGTTGCTTCCTGCAAATGGTCAAGGTGCTGTTGGTATTGAATGTCGTAGTAATGATGAAGAAATTAAAGCGTTATTATCTGCGCTTGAAGACTCACCAACTCGAGCGCGGGTTTTAGCCGAACGCGCAATGAATCGAGGTTTAGAGGGCGGTTGCCAGGTACCAATAGGTAGCTATGCGGAAATAGAAGGTGACATATTAACGCTTAAAGGTTTGGTCGGTAGCTTAGATGGTAAAACTATTATTCGAGACCAAATTAGCGGTAATGTGAATGAAGCAGAACAGCTTGGTCAAGAATTAGCTGCGCTACTGCTAGGGCAAGGCGCTGATGTTATATTAAAAGAAGTGTACAACGCGGATTAGTCTTATGAGCGCTCTCGTTGAGCCTGCAACAAAAATACACGTTTTAAATACTCGCCCTGCTCCCATGGGCGAGGAACTTGATGCAACTCTTTCGAAAGCGAACCTTTCCTCTATTTATATACCTGGCGTGGGTATTGAACTCACTCACGAGCAAAACATAGACCTTCAAATTTTACGATGTTTACGTACTAAATTTATTTTTGTAAGTCGAAATGCCGTCGATGCTTTTTATCAGATAATTAAAAGTGACCGTAAACTTTTCAGCCTTGCTCAGAAGCACAAACAGTTTTTTGCTGTCGGTGAAGGCACTGCATCGCAACTTGCACAAACGCTCAATCGAAATATCGACAGCATATATTATCCAAAACAAAGTGATAGTGAAGGCCTACTCGCGCTCTCCCAATTGTCTAATGAGCAGATGGATATGAGCTCAGATAATCGAGAAGAACAAGCGGTAGATTCCGAACGAGTGATAATAGTGAAGGGCGATAATGGCCGAGAGCTAATTAAGTCGTCTCTATTAAAAAGAGGCTATACTGTGAGCGAGTGGTCACTTTACAAACGGATTCAGAACACCTTTTCAACGATCAGTAATCAGTGGCAAAAAATATCAATATTACTAGCAACTAGTGTTGATATTGCTGAGGCGATAGTCCAGGCCCTGATTACTAATTATAACGAGCACCACACTGATAATTTAAGCCTGAGTCGCAATGAGTTTTTAAATAGATGGCAATGGCTGGTGTTTAGCCAACGAATAAAGTTATATTTGCTGGCACAGGGAATCGAGGATTCTCAAATATATATCTGTGAACAAATGAATAATTCTTCTATTATCAATAGCATTCAACGATTGGCGAAGTGAGACGATTATGGCGCAAGGCAAGGACAAGAATAAAACTAACAAGTCAGACAATAAGTCTGAATTATCAGCCGAACAAAAAACGGCACAAGCCAGCGTTGAAATTGAACAATTGGAGGCCGAGCTAAAAGCGAAAGCTCAGCTAGAAGAAGAGGCTGCACTAAAAGCGAAAGCTCAGCTAGAAGAAGAGGCTGAACGAGAGGAGAAGGCTGAACGAGAAGAGAAAGCCGAGCCGTCAGTGGCAGTACGTGCAGAGCCAACATCACCTCCAACAGATGATAAGTCTGATAAAAAACAATCGCCGCAAAACCAAAAGTCATTCAGTTGGTTAGCATTTTTTGCATTTATCTTCAGTCTAGTCGCACTAACCGCAGCGGGTTATTTGTGGTGGCAAGCGCAGATATTTACGCAAACGCAAAAACAAGGTCTTGAGCAAACGCAAACGCTCGCCGAGCAAAGTTATCAACAGACTCGCAATACATTAAAAACGGTCCAAGACAATTTAGCCCAATTGCAGCTAAATCAACAACGCGGAAATGACTTCGTGTTAAACACACAGCGCAGTTTACAAAGCTTAAACAATCGAATAAAAGAACTCGGTCAAAGTCAGCCAAATACCTGGTTGGCAGCGGAAAGCTTATATCTTGTTAATTTAGCCGAACATCGTCTATTGATTGAAAAAGACAGTGCAACAGCGGTGCAATTGTTACTTTCTGCTAATGTGCGACTTGCGGCTATGCAAGATCCTAGCGTTTTCTATTTAAGAACTGCGATTAGCGAAGATATTGCGACGCTCAATGCCATTGTTCAACCAGATACTGAGTCGGCGTTTTTGGCATTATCTGGCGTTATCAGTCAGATGCAAACATTACCACTCGCTCGAAAATACACGCCAGAGCCAATTGCTGAATCAACAAAGCCTGAGGTGTCTAGCGACATAAGTGATTGGAAAACCAATTTAGCTAATAGCATGGAGCGCTTTATGGGTAACTTTGTCACAATTACGCGACGCGATACGCCAATAGAGCCTGAACTGCCACCTAAACAACGTTGGTATGTTAGAGCAAACGTAACAAGCCAACTACTTGCAGCACAAAGCGCCAGCTTAAATAACAAACAAACGATTTACCGAACGTCGATAGCGCAAGCATCCGCTTGGTTACAACAATATTTTGATTTGTCAGATCCAGCCGTTACGTCTGTTATAACTACGTTAGATGCAATTAAAGATAAAAAGGTAGAAATAAGTTTACCGCAAGGACTTACAGCGCAGCCTTTACTAAAGACTTATGTTGCAAAACAAATGAACTTACAAATGGTTGAGGGAGAAAATCAATGAGTAAGTGGTTAAAACGACCTATCGCTTTTGCGCTTATTATTTGTGCTCTTATTTTTGCGCCAAACTTAGTGAATGAGCAAGGTTATGTGCTCATTTCATTTGCAAGTTGGACTCTTGAGGGCTCTGTGTTTCAAGTCTTAGTCGCCCTCCTAATTGTCGCCGTATCAATTTATATTCTTATAAAAGCAGTACAGTATTTATTCTTAATGCTAATTTGGCCGAGTAAGTGGTGGCAAAAATTTCACGTAAAAAAAAGCACCAGCTTTTATCAAAATGGCTTAAACCTGATGGCACTAGGCCAGTGGGATTTAGCCGCTGAAGAATTTTTAAAAGTTCGTCGTAGTGATCGAATTGAATCGGCTCGCGCACTGAGTTTAGTTTGTGCTGCACACGCAAATAATAAAAAAGTAACCGCAGAGGTTGAAAATAAGCTGAAACTTAGCGACCTGAGTACTGCACCTAGTCTTACTTTCGATAAATCTGAGGTCCCATTTTCACAACTTGTTCTTGCTTGTCAGTCGGAAGATTACGAGCATGCGGCTAAGCTATTAGATACAATGGCCCTTCCGGTATTGAAGCAGTCTATTGCATTTCAACAATTATGGTTGGAAATCAATATCTATCGACATAATTGGTCTGAAGTTGACCAAATGTTGCCAAAAGTAAATAAACAGATTAAAAAGCAAAGCTCCGAGCACGCCTTTGATAGCTGGCAAGCCCAGTTAACAAAATGGTTCGAACGTGGTTTTTCTTCCTTTGTTTCTCTGCACTCGTTAAATCAGCTTGAACAAGCGTGGAAAACATTAAATAAGCATAATCGCCAACTACCTGCCTTGCTGTTTGCTTATCTGTCAGCGCTTTCTAAAGCACAACAATCAGACAAGGTTGAAGCGCTCATATTAGAGCAACGTAAAGTGCTCAATAACGTATTTATTTTAAATATCGTTCGTCGTTACTATGAGTTAAATCATTCTGTGCAAATGGATTTGTTATTTACTCGTGTTCAAAAGCATTTGCTAAACGCACCAGATGATAAAGAGTTATTAACGTTACTCGGTTATTTAGCCGCAGGGCAACGAGATCACCAATTGGCTAAACAGGCTTTACAAAAAGTTGTATATAGCCAAAACAATGCGACCGACACAAAGTTATTTGCCCAAGAGTTAGCTCTGCTGGGCGAAACACAAAAAAGCTTAGAGGTTTATCACTCGTTATAACTGGCTAACGCGATATTTCAGGCTCTGGATTTAAATGCAGAGTCTGTGTCGGGAACGCAAATTCTCCACCGTGTTGCTCAACAATATCAGCAATAGCGAGAAGTACTATGTGCTTGTGTTCATGGAACGTAACCCAAGAAGTTGTCACTGTCATACAGTAAACTAAAATATTTAAACTTGATGTGCCAAAACCATTAAAGCTAACAATAATCGTTTGATCTTGAGCAATTAAGGTTGAGTTTGTTAAATAGGCTTTGATATCTTCAACAATACTGTTTACTTGCTTAATGTCATCATACCTAACACCAATCGTCTCTTTTATACGTCTATGTGTCATTCTTGAAGGGTTTTGCACAGCGATGTTATTGAACATTGCGTTTGGCACATATAACGGACGCATATCAAACGTTCGGATTTTTGAAATTCGCCAACCAATATACTCCACCGTTCCTTCAATTTCTCGATCTGGTGAGCAGATCCAGTCACCTACTTTAAATGGTTTGTCCATGTATAACATGATCCCACCAAACCAGTTTGAGACAAGGTCTTTAGATGCAAATGCTAAAGCGGCACCGGAGACACTGCCCAGCGCAATTAAGCCACTGGCGTCTAAACCCAATAAATCAAAGGCAACAATGGCTAAAATCACCATTAACAACAAACGACACACTTTAGCGACGCCAATAATGGCAGTTTGATCGAGTCGTCCCGTTTCGCTCGAGTCTAAAAATGCAAACTCAAGTGTATTTACAACTCTGAAGCCAAACCAACTCATATGTAAGGCTATCAGCAGAGATATAACCGGAAATTCAGATAATCCTAATTTTAAAACCCAAAATTGATTGATCAGTTTCAGTGAATGCCACAACATCAATGCGACTAAAAATGTCTTAGCTGGTAAATAAGCAGAATATAACGTAGCGCCAAAAATTTTATTTTGTGGTTGAGACAAGAGCTTACTTTTTAATGCACGTAATATGAGTAACACAACCGCCGTTGTTGTTAATGTCATTAATTCAACGAAATAAATATTTTCAGGATTAAAAAAGTCTTTAATGGCGTTCACGTTTGCAAATCTTCCTGTTGTTTTTTTATGAATAACGTTAGGTTATATAAAAACGACGGTTACGCAA from Psychrosphaera aestuarii encodes:
- a CDS encoding AAA family ATPase: MVFNGTDNYIVSDELRLAVNAAITLEKPLLIKGEPGTGKTQLAEELAKALDTELIQWHIKSTTKAQQGLYEYDAVSRLRDSQLGDERVHNIGNYIVKGKMWQAFDATKRPILLIDEIDKADIEFPNDLLQELDKMEFFVYETQQQVVAKQRPIVIITSNNEKELPDAFLRRCFFHYIQFPTREEMKKIIDVHHPDVKANLLREALEVFFDLRDLNGLKKKPSTSELIDWLKLLIADDVSQQVLLDKDSSIVPMFGALLKNEQDVKLLEKLAFMSRRKS
- the hemC gene encoding hydroxymethylbilane synthase, with the translated sequence MTQTSVTEIRIATRESALAMWQAYYVKDQLEAAHPSVKVTLVPMTTKGDQILDTPLAKIGGKALFVKELEVAMLEDRADIAVHSMKDVPVEFPDGLMLNTICVREDPRDAFVSNTYSTLDELPEGAVVGTSSLRRQCQLKSLRPDLVIKDLRGNVNTRLRKLDEGQYDAIILAAAGLIRLEMPDRIKQYLPTELLLPANGQGAVGIECRSNDEEIKALLSALEDSPTRARVLAERAMNRGLEGGCQVPIGSYAEIEGDILTLKGLVGSLDGKTIIRDQISGNVNEAEQLGQELAALLLGQGADVILKEVYNAD
- a CDS encoding mechanosensitive ion channel family protein, which translates into the protein MNAIKDFFNPENIYFVELMTLTTTAVVLLILRALKSKLLSQPQNKIFGATLYSAYLPAKTFLVALMLWHSLKLINQFWVLKLGLSEFPVISLLIALHMSWFGFRVVNTLEFAFLDSSETGRLDQTAIIGVAKVCRLLLMVILAIVAFDLLGLDASGLIALGSVSGAALAFASKDLVSNWFGGIMLYMDKPFKVGDWICSPDREIEGTVEYIGWRISKIRTFDMRPLYVPNAMFNNIAVQNPSRMTHRRIKETIGVRYDDIKQVNSIVEDIKAYLTNSTLIAQDQTIIVSFNGFGTSSLNILVYCMTVTTSWVTFHEHKHIVLLAIADIVEQHGGEFAFPTQTLHLNPEPEISR
- the cyaY gene encoding iron donor protein CyaY, yielding MNDSQYHQLADDLLNQLQDSIDDIDFDLDYETAGGILEVIFPNGTKIIINKQAPLHQIWVATKFNGHHFEYKDGLWIDNRTDVELFTLLNDAGSKQAGTAISFN
- a CDS encoding vWA domain-containing protein, whose translation is MFIDFFLTLKKYKVPTSLKELLDLIEAVKKGVIFANVEEFYHLSRLILVKDEVHYDRFDRAFADYFEGVQNIDLSEHIIPEDWLKKEFEKQLSDEDKAKLKSLGGLDALMDTLKQRLKEQQERHAGGNKWVGTGGTSPFGAYGYNPEGVRIGQHESRHRKAVKVWDKREFRNLDKDNALGSRNIKLALKKLRKFARTGSTETLDIKQTIRATANNAGYLDIKTEPERHNAVNVLMFFDVGGSMDDYIHICEELFATAHTEFKHLEFFYFHNCLYEQVWKDNNRRYDEGLDIDQLLRTYGSNYKVIFVGDATMGPYEIMMPGGSVEHWNEKPGVEWMNKVLEHFDKVAWLNPQEQEHWPFYASIGLMKQIVKDNMFPLTVDGIGRAIKHLS
- a CDS encoding DUF2914 domain-containing protein, which produces MLKINLSLVARTFSLLFFTLACCQFAYASQTETQSIENQFIQRAVITSDVENREPVDNLNATAVSLDLNKVFFFTEVSGLANQTITHRWSLDGQVQAEVTLNIGSNRWRTYSSKNLFAGLRGSWLVEVIDQQNRVLSSATFTY
- a CDS encoding heme biosynthesis HemY N-terminal domain-containing protein: MSKWLKRPIAFALIICALIFAPNLVNEQGYVLISFASWTLEGSVFQVLVALLIVAVSIYILIKAVQYLFLMLIWPSKWWQKFHVKKSTSFYQNGLNLMALGQWDLAAEEFLKVRRSDRIESARALSLVCAAHANNKKVTAEVENKLKLSDLSTAPSLTFDKSEVPFSQLVLACQSEDYEHAAKLLDTMALPVLKQSIAFQQLWLEINIYRHNWSEVDQMLPKVNKQIKKQSSEHAFDSWQAQLTKWFERGFSSFVSLHSLNQLEQAWKTLNKHNRQLPALLFAYLSALSKAQQSDKVEALILEQRKVLNNVFILNIVRRYYELNHSVQMDLLFTRVQKHLLNAPDDKELLTLLGYLAAGQRDHQLAKQALQKVVYSQNNATDTKLFAQELALLGETQKSLEVYHSL
- a CDS encoding uroporphyrinogen-III synthase, giving the protein MSALVEPATKIHVLNTRPAPMGEELDATLSKANLSSIYIPGVGIELTHEQNIDLQILRCLRTKFIFVSRNAVDAFYQIIKSDRKLFSLAQKHKQFFAVGEGTASQLAQTLNRNIDSIYYPKQSDSEGLLALSQLSNEQMDMSSDNREEQAVDSERVIIVKGDNGRELIKSSLLKRGYTVSEWSLYKRIQNTFSTISNQWQKISILLATSVDIAEAIVQALITNYNEHHTDNLSLSRNEFLNRWQWLVFSQRIKLYLLAQGIEDSQIYICEQMNNSSIINSIQRLAK
- a CDS encoding uroporphyrinogen-III C-methyltransferase, giving the protein MAQGKDKNKTNKSDNKSELSAEQKTAQASVEIEQLEAELKAKAQLEEEAALKAKAQLEEEAEREEKAEREEKAEPSVAVRAEPTSPPTDDKSDKKQSPQNQKSFSWLAFFAFIFSLVALTAAGYLWWQAQIFTQTQKQGLEQTQTLAEQSYQQTRNTLKTVQDNLAQLQLNQQRGNDFVLNTQRSLQSLNNRIKELGQSQPNTWLAAESLYLVNLAEHRLLIEKDSATAVQLLLSANVRLAAMQDPSVFYLRTAISEDIATLNAIVQPDTESAFLALSGVISQMQTLPLARKYTPEPIAESTKPEVSSDISDWKTNLANSMERFMGNFVTITRRDTPIEPELPPKQRWYVRANVTSQLLAAQSASLNNKQTIYRTSIAQASAWLQQYFDLSDPAVTSVITTLDAIKDKKVEISLPQGLTAQPLLKTYVAKQMNLQMVEGENQ